Part of the Poecilia reticulata strain Guanapo linkage group LG2, Guppy_female_1.0+MT, whole genome shotgun sequence genome is shown below.
CTctctaaaattattcataccacTTGTACGGATGAgaatatgttcatttttgtcGCAGTAGTATCATCCTACCCTGAAAATCTGATGAAGATCCAACCTTCGGTttgtgaacagaaataaaaaacctcGACTGTGTGTGACGGCATCCTGTGTGGGCTTCCTCACCTCTGCATCTTACTGCCCACAAGTTGTCAATAACGCTCATTTTCACCAGTTTtgcttactttaaaaaatattcctttatgTGAATAAtatcaacacacacacgcacacacacacacacgcacgcacacgcacacacacacacacacacacacacacacacacacacacacacacacgcagtgtTAAGACTGAAAGGTGAAACAACTGATAGTGGTACAGCAATACTAACAAATGACTGAATATCTTCAAGCTTTTGAACTGAAAACAAGTAAAGTCGATCATGTAATGCAAggctttttaaaataccaaagcGGCATTGGGTTAATCATCACCCAGACTGGTCATTTCTATACATAATTATGACTCTTTCTTCTATACCTGGTCTCaaatttatgcaaatttatGAGTGCCCACATTGTATCGCAACACGTTACTAAGGCCCTTCATTAAAGATGCAGGCAGTAGAGACAGTTGGTAGCCTCTTTTGCAATGTGTCAATAAATGCTCAAACACTCATCTGTTGACATATGCTTGCAGATCCAGCtgcagattctcagttggatttaggcCTGAACTTTGAGTAGGCCATTCAAATACGGAAATATGCTTTAAATCAAACGGTCTCGCTTAGATGTATGTTAGATGATGTTTATCCAGGAATGCTTTGCAACCTCCAACATGTTTCCctcctgaatttatttgttttattgtgattacCGTTTCTTTTTGGTGTAAaccaaaaagaaacataaagtgtatttttttatgttattttttttattagcttttttgaatgtaaaccagaaaGATTTAGCCTCATCTGACAAAAGTAGCCTCTTCCATATTTGCTCTTCCCAATAGAATCTAAAATGGCTAATTTTGAAGAAACCCTGCCGAAgttacagacaaaaataaacgcGAGAAGCTCCGACgcgttaaataaaaataattctatcCCCTTTTGTCTCAGAACAGCACAGTTTAGAGGAAGGGGCCGTTAAAAGTAGGGAGGGGAATGTCGCGCGCACATCAGTTTTAAAGGAGCAGAGAACATTAGCGCCGAGCGTTCCCTTTGTAATCAGAAGGTCTGGCAGCTGGATGCTGAGCAGCCTCGTCTCTAGCAGACAATGGTTAGCAGGATGAGGCATCCCTCGCCGGAGTCGGATCATCCGCAGCCGCTCACCGCCCCGCTCTGTTTCCAGCGCCAGCGAGACAAACCCAGCTGAGACACACGCTGCTTCATCTGCCTCGAACAACGCGCTCTTTTATCCGCCGCATTCATTTGAAATGCTAAAAGAGGCGCAACAGGAGGAAGCGTCTCGCCTCGGATCAAAGAGCTCCTTTGATTTGATGTTCTCGTGCGTGAATGTAGGCATATTCACGGAGCAGGTGATTGGCACCTCGTGCTCctgatgattttcttttttttttttcttcctgtctgctATCTTCCGGCTCCTCCTCCTACTATAATTGCTCTCATTTTTGTTCCACCTTGATCCCCATTTCTTACTCTCTCCCCCTCTGCRTGCCTCAGAAACACAACCGTTRAAATAAGTGTAAAGAATAAGRCCTCTCCTTCCCTGCTCTCACTCGGCTCCTTGTGYCATGTCTGTTTCATTCGTTTAGATAACGGGAGCCATCCTGCTGGCAGTGGGAGTCTGGGGGAAGTTGATGCTGGGCCCGTACATCTCCCTGATCGCTGACAACTCGACCAACGCCCCGTACGTCCTCATCGGCACCGGGACCGTCATCATCGTTTTCGGCCTGTTTGGATGCTTCGCCACCTGCAGAGGAAGCCCATGGATGCTGAAGCTGGTAAGATCCTGCAGGTGTTGCTCTGCAGTAAGAGTGAGAAGTGCTGATGAATGAACCTCAGGTCACACGACCTGTATCCTGAGTGAGGATATGAGTTGTTCAGTAGGTCCTTCTGGGTACCCTGTTCGCTTAACYGTGGTTATGTGAGAGTAAGCATCGAAAGACAAATGATATTCACCTCAAGGTTTTCATGTTATCAATGCAAATCTCYCGCTTTCATTCCTCTTCGTGTAGTACGCCATGTTTCTCTCACTGGTCTTCCTTGCGGAGCTCGTGGCGGGGATCTCTGGATTTGTGTTTCGTCACGAGGTCAGTCACTTCGCTGCAGCTTTTGCAGTTCTGCAAGTCTGTGTCGACGTGCCGGACTAAGTGTGTGTCCGTGTTTTTGCAGATCAAGGGAACCTTTCGCAGGACTTACACCGATGCAGTCCTGAACTACAATGCCAAGGACGAGGCGAGCCGTGCTGTTGACTACTTGCAGAAGAGTGTGAGTGTTAAYATAAAGCTGAGTCACAGACTCGGAAAATTATACTGTTTGCACTTTAAAAGGTTGGTTACCTTTGATGAAGTGCTTTACAGCCTGCCTCTTAATCACACAGGTATATGAGATATAGTAGACCAGCCTGCAGTACACTCAAAAACGTTTACAAAATCTTAATAAAGGAGCTGAAATGGAGACTTTGCAATTTCGAGTCAAATTACGTGGAATTACGCTATAAGGACAACTTGAACTCAAGGTCTTGGACTCAAGTCGTGCTTCAGCCACATGAATCAGATCTTAGACTTACCCTTAGAAGATTCTTGGTCCTTGGAATTTGGTCCTCTCTAAGTCACCATAGTGTATACAAATTATTCTCGTTGTCATGGTAATGGTGCACACAGTAAGTATGGCTCTCTGTATTGCTTGACAGCATGTTCAAGTTAAAGTAGTACACATCACCTTCCAATTATTTAGTTAATTCTACCATGTAGCAAGCAGATTGCAGTTTTGGCAGAGACGTACATGTTGTCCTGTTAAAggggatgttttatttattagccGGAGACTTACTAAAGGTTTTTAACaacctgtttgtgtttgttgtgaaaTCATATTTACGATAGAGGAAGACCGGAGGAAGGTGCATTTCCATGAACAACAGCACCATAGTCCCAGAAAACTSTTAAAAGTTGTCAGTActagtgtttttttattgttgaattttTGCCCGTATATGACTAAGAGgaataaggttttttttttttttggtttgttttttgggtttgCAGCTGCGTTGCTGTGGAGTTTATAACTACACCAACTGGTTTGGCAGCGTGTTTTACCCCTCCAACGGTATCCCTGCCAGCTGCTGCTTTAACTCCTCTGATTGCAACCCAGACGATCTCCGCAATGCAACCGTAGCGCCAAGCAAGGTCTACCACCAGGTAGGTTCTGAttgttcacctttttttttttgatgcttttccaaaaataaaatgaatctctTAAAACCTCCTGGCTTCTCCATACACTAACAGCTGCCTCAGATACTCTCCCATATACCCGTCTTGCCTTTACTTTGCGCATATAACTTGTCCCTGTTTCCTGTGCAGACTAACATGCCCCCTTTGTTTCAGGGCTGCTTTGAGTTGGTCACTTCGTTCATGGAAACCAACATGGCCATCATTGCTGGGGTGACGTTCGGGATCGCCTTCTCGCAGGttgagaaaaatgcaaaacaaataattggTTCATTACGATTTGCAACAGTTCATCAAAGctcactttgtgtgtgtgtgtgtgttttttttgtttgttttcagctgatTGGCATGTTGCTGGCCTGCTGTCTGTCCAGGATCATCACAGCCAATCAATATGAGATGGTCTAGTTGATGTGACCGTGGCAGGTGAGACACAGTTATTAAACTCAAAGCGcatctccaaaaaaaaagaaagaaaaaaaaagaaaaacaaactactccaacactaaaatgttatttatcttATCAAGGAgatggagagaagaagagacaaAGCGTCTTGTCGCAGGACTGGAACAAATTCCCAAAACTCCCATCACGCACCTGCATCGGAAGCTGCCTCCGTCCGTCTCTCTGCCTGTGATCTCAGTGTAATATCTTTATGTAACTTATTGTAAAGCACCATTCCTCGACTCGCTGCAGTTGCATCAAAGCTTTCTGTACCACGCACCACATCGACGCTTGACATAAAAGTTGCTCattggcgttttttttttttgttgttgttttttgttctctgatcGGTGCGGCAGGGGAAGCAGAGCGGACAGCGTCAGAAGGgcattacttttaaaaaaaacctgaaagtaACCCTTCCATTGGTAGGTTTAGTTTTCCATTTGTTGTTGCTCATCACTGTGTATTCCCGTAGGGGTCGTAGTCtttagttacttgattatgtgCACTAAGGAGGAGAGGTTATGTTGCTAAAGGAGGCGAAAGGGGAAACTGCTGTAGAGTATTTTTAACCACGataatgagaaatatttttttgcccATAGTATATGAAATTTAGAAAGCCAAATAAGTTAACAAAGTACTTTTTAATTCTCACTGTGAaacaagaaaatgcatttttaggcAAAAGATGGGTAAAAAGGAACTAATATTGAAGCTATTTAGCCAGTTTTACATGTGGAAATGAATTAATCAGAGTTTGAAGAGCCCATCAAACCTAATGTCGACACCAGACATAATCTGGGGAATCTTTATTTAGTGGYATCATGAAAGTTACAATATTAAAACTTGTCCCACTGTTCCtatgatttaaagaaacagaagggAAAAACTTCTTTCTGGCTATTTTCATCATCCTGGCTTGATCCAAACTCACCTTGTTAAATATGACAACTTGCACCTGGCATTAAAATCAGGCATGCtaaattcttgcagttttggATAAAGTTGTGACCAGGTCTCTTCAGACTCTGAATGCATTTTGTGACTTAGCCATACTTTTGTTTTCRTTACCATTGTCGCCTTGCRCAGGCACCTAGTTAGGACACTGTCagataaaaagaacaacatctgAGAATCACTGTTTGGATCTGAACRTACGTAGTTTGTGTTAGGACTCTGTCGTGTGGTCGGTAGGACGTGGGAAGAGATTTAGATCGTAGGATGCTGCTYGTTGATCTGAGAGTATAGTTTTGCAATTTTTAGTAAAGTTTTCTGCTAAGCTTTTGTAGTGTTTACATTTTAGCCGTTGTCGACAATTTTCCTCTTCGAGCGATCGGGATKTTAGATCCTTTTCTTCTGGTGAAATATTCAGCAGTCTGTCTGCAA
Proteins encoded:
- the tspan7 gene encoding tetraspanin-7, which gives rise to METKPVITCLKTLLIVYSFVFWITGAILLAVGVWGKLMLGPYISLIADNSTNAPYVLIGTGTVIIVFGLFGCFATCRGSPWMLKLYAMFLSLVFLAELVAGISGFVFRHEIKGTFRRTYTDAVLNYNAKDEASRAVDYLQKSLRCCGVYNYTNWFGSVFYPSNGIPASCCFNSSDCNPDDLRNATVAPSKVYHQGCFELVTSFMETNMAIIAGVTFGIAFSQLIGMLLACCLSRIITANQYEMV